In Triticum urartu cultivar G1812 chromosome 6, Tu2.1, whole genome shotgun sequence, the following proteins share a genomic window:
- the LOC125512699 gene encoding probable serine/threonine-protein kinase PIX13: MGNICGGAGKADVAADYRPSSPGTSNYKTSGSVTTSNSTTGKLSSRGSSTFMASAGSGGTSGGFDEAAAGFLEGQILEAPNLRTFTFLELKTATKNFRPDSVLGEGGFGRVYKGWVDEKTMNPTKSGTGMVVAVKKLNSESMQGYEEWQSEINFLGRLSHPNLVKLLGYCWEDKELLLVYEFMAKGSLENHLFRKGCAPLSWELRLKIAIGAARGLAFLHASEKQVIYRDFKASNILLDASYNAKLSDFGLAKLGPTGSNSHITTRVMGTYGYAAPEYVATGHLYVKSDVYGFGVVMLEMLSGKRALDPNRPNGQQSLVDWAKPYLADRRKLARLMDPQFEGQYNSKQSHQAAQLTLNCLAGEPRSRPSMKEVLETLEQIEALKSRTREARGGSGTSSRDRAHGRSAAVHQRSSPRGDGRRGSRPTNGHATKAR, translated from the exons ATGGGGAACATctgcggcggcgcggggaagGCCGATGTGGCGGCGGACTACCGGCCGTCCAGCCCAG GAACATCCAACTACAAGACGAGCGGCAGTGTCACCACCAGCAACAGCACCACGGGGAAGCTCTCCTCGCGAGGCAGCAGCACCTTCATGGCCTCCGCGGGCAGCGGCGGCACCAGCGGGGGCTTCGACGAGGCGGCGGCTGGTTTCCTCGAGGGCCAGATCCTGGAGGCGCCCAACCTCCGCACCTTCACCTTCCTCGAGCTCAAGACGGCCACCAAGAACTTCAGGCCTGACAGCGTCCTCGGGGAGGGAGGGTTCGGGAGGGTGTACAAGGGGTGGGTGGACGAGAAGACGATGAACCCCACCAAGAGCGGCACCGGCATGGTCGTCGCCGTCAAGAAGCTCAACTCGGAGAGCATGCAGGGGTACGAGGAATGGCAG TCAGAGATAAACTTTCTGGGAAGGCTCTCGCACCCAAACCTCGTCAAGCTGTTGGGCTACTGCTGGGAGGACAAGGAACTGTTGCTTGTCTACGAGTTCATGGCCAAAGGGAGCTTGGAAAACCATCTTTTCAGAA AAGGATGTGCTCCACTGTCATGGGAGCTGAGGCTGAAGATAGCCATTGGCGCAGCTCGAGGACTTGCGTTCTTGCATGCATCAGAGAAGCAAGTTATCTACAGGGACTTCAAGGCTTCCAATATTCTTCTAGATGCA AGTTATAATGCGAAGCTCTCCGACTTTGGGCTTGCTAAGCTTGGACCAACGGGTAGCAACTCTCATATCACGACCAGGGTGATGGGCACCTACGGATATGCGGCTCCAGAATACGTGGCCACCG GCCATTTGTATGTCAAGAGCGATGTTTACGGTTTCGGAGTTGTGATGCTGGAGATGCTGTCCGGCAAGCGAGCGCTGGACCCCAACCGTCCCAATGGACAACAGAGCCTCGTTGACTGGGCGAAGCCCTACTTGGCTGACCGGAGAAAGCTTGCCCGCCTCATGGACCCTCAGTTTGAGGGCCAGTACAACTCCAAGCAATCCCACCAGGCGGCGCAGCTGACACTCAACTGCCTTGCCGGTGAGCCCAGGAGCAGGCCGTCGATGAAGGAGGTCCTCGAGACGCTGGAGCAGATCGAGGCACTGAAGAGCCGGACAAGGGAGGCAAGAGGAGGGAGCGGGACGTCATCCAGGGACCGTGCCCACGGCCGCTCTGCTGCAGTGCACCAGCGGTCATCTCCACGCGGTGATGGGCGCCGTGGCTCGAGGCCCACCAACGGGCACGCCACGAAGGCACGGTGA